From Roseburia hominis, the proteins below share one genomic window:
- a CDS encoding aspartate aminotransferase family protein, producing MKSYKEYDLLSPLKLTEADQYVRAEGAAFYDKDENCFVDMNEMRLVLGQGNKEFEAAMAEAFQGCTSLTGNMTCYKERLYQYFDETTDGYFEAAHLTASGSEAVECAVRLAKKMTGSTEVFSFWNSIHGRTYLSGSMSGLPKRKKGYGPLASGVIHLPYPDCAACKARKVNGECTQECMQMAEGIYKMASAQDAAAVIVEPYQGAEIRIPPVGYLKRLQDWAHEKGMLFIVDEIQTGMGRTGEMYCYQKEKLEPDILLLGKALGNGMHIAAVLVKERPPEEALPALSGGAGDDPVACAAACEVYRQLEQGLLTHIQKAGACLQTGIRRFRDHARIRECRGIGLVAAIEFYEEEYCRQVFQALKKKGYLVGHTGKILYFKPPYVIMEEQIQGFLENFAIITKELGE from the coding sequence ATGAAGTCTTATAAGGAATATGATCTGTTAAGTCCTCTGAAATTGACAGAGGCTGATCAGTATGTCCGTGCCGAAGGGGCGGCATTTTACGACAAAGATGAAAACTGTTTTGTTGACATGAATGAGATGCGCTTAGTGCTGGGGCAGGGAAATAAAGAATTTGAAGCAGCGATGGCGGAGGCGTTCCAGGGGTGTACCTCACTGACGGGCAATATGACTTGCTATAAAGAGAGGTTATATCAGTATTTTGATGAGACGACAGATGGATATTTTGAAGCGGCCCATCTGACGGCATCGGGGTCTGAGGCGGTAGAGTGTGCTGTGCGTTTGGCAAAAAAGATGACCGGAAGTACGGAAGTATTTTCTTTTTGGAATAGCATTCATGGAAGGACGTATTTGAGTGGGTCCATGTCCGGGCTTCCCAAGCGGAAAAAGGGGTATGGCCCGTTAGCTTCCGGTGTGATTCATTTACCATATCCGGATTGTGCGGCATGCAAAGCGAGGAAGGTAAACGGTGAGTGTACGCAGGAGTGCATGCAGATGGCAGAGGGCATCTATAAAATGGCCTCTGCTCAGGACGCAGCGGCGGTGATCGTGGAGCCATATCAGGGGGCGGAGATCCGGATTCCGCCTGTGGGGTATCTGAAACGCCTCCAGGACTGGGCGCATGAGAAGGGAATGCTTTTTATTGTAGATGAGATCCAGACCGGTATGGGGCGCACCGGCGAAATGTACTGTTACCAAAAGGAAAAGCTGGAACCGGATATTCTGCTTCTTGGAAAAGCATTGGGAAATGGAATGCATATTGCGGCTGTTTTAGTGAAGGAAAGACCGCCTGAAGAAGCACTTCCGGCGCTTTCGGGAGGTGCGGGAGACGACCCGGTGGCGTGTGCGGCGGCGTGCGAAGTATACAGACAGTTAGAACAGGGTCTTCTGACACACATTCAGAAGGCGGGAGCATGTTTGCAGACGGGGATTCGAAGATTCCGGGATCATGCTAGGATTCGGGAATGTCGGGGAATCGGGCTTGTTGCGGCCATTGAATTCTATGAGGAAGAGTATTGCCGCCAGGTATTTCAGGCATTAAAAAAGAAGGGATATTTAGTAGGACATACTGGAAAAATTTTGTATTTTAAACCTCCGTATGTTATTATGGAAGAGCAGATACAGGGTTTCCTGGAGAATTTTGCAATAATAACAAAAGAATTGGGAGAATAA